The Pseudanabaena galeata CCNP1313 genome includes a region encoding these proteins:
- the lysS gene encoding lysine--tRNA ligase yields MFWADKFAADASGDRIIVNDSKTPSGRVHVGSLRGVVIHDAIYRALKHAGKPVTFTYGVDDYDALDTVPHYLDQAKFAPYLGQPLCNVPSPEASATDYAKYFMGEFLEVFEHLGVRPQVYYLRDLYRSGKMNQYIDLFLNNAHLVREAYKEVSKADRPSNWYPFQAICENCGKIATTVVTDYQDGKVFYTCQPNAMEYVKGCGHTGWISPFDGNGKLPWKVEWVAKWEVVGVSIELAGKDHSQKGGSRDVANSIYRKIFKKNPPTHAPYEFILVNGTKMSSSKGVGSSAKEIADLLPPELLRFLMLRTQPRSVINFSPNYETITRLFRDYDTLIDKYQADTVKDEKALEDLVPLVYSQLNTDEQVAGYQAFDFSTLISLLQIPHLDLEAEIVARSANPLTDRDWEVVRDRIRVGKKWLQDYADEEEKLVLYLDSMPEKAKNLTAEQVTYLETLATNLAGDVNWEGEALQTLLFSTSRQIEVSQKSAFAAVYYTFLNKEKGPKAGSLLSYLEKDFVIQRIKEAIALNLTTSGS; encoded by the coding sequence ATGTTTTGGGCGGATAAATTTGCAGCAGATGCAAGCGGCGATCGCATTATAGTCAACGATTCCAAAACCCCCTCTGGGCGCGTTCATGTCGGCTCATTGCGCGGGGTTGTGATTCACGATGCCATCTATCGCGCCCTCAAACACGCAGGTAAACCCGTCACCTTTACCTACGGCGTTGACGATTACGATGCGCTCGACACCGTACCCCATTATTTAGATCAAGCCAAATTTGCACCCTATTTAGGACAGCCCCTCTGCAATGTCCCCTCACCCGAAGCATCGGCGACTGATTATGCCAAATACTTTATGGGCGAATTTCTCGAAGTATTCGAGCATTTAGGTGTGCGTCCCCAAGTTTATTACCTGCGCGACCTCTACCGTTCAGGCAAGATGAATCAATATATTGATCTCTTCTTGAACAATGCTCACCTCGTCCGCGAAGCCTACAAAGAAGTCAGCAAAGCCGATCGCCCCTCCAATTGGTATCCTTTCCAAGCCATTTGCGAGAACTGCGGCAAAATTGCGACGACAGTAGTCACTGATTACCAAGATGGTAAGGTGTTTTATACCTGTCAACCTAACGCAATGGAATATGTCAAAGGTTGCGGTCACACAGGCTGGATATCACCCTTTGATGGCAATGGTAAGTTGCCTTGGAAAGTAGAATGGGTTGCCAAATGGGAAGTCGTCGGCGTATCGATTGAACTTGCTGGTAAAGACCATTCCCAAAAAGGTGGTTCTCGCGATGTCGCTAACTCCATTTATCGCAAGATCTTCAAAAAGAATCCACCCACCCATGCCCCCTATGAATTTATTTTGGTAAATGGAACCAAGATGAGTTCCTCTAAGGGTGTCGGTTCCAGCGCTAAGGAAATCGCCGATCTCTTACCACCTGAACTACTCCGCTTCTTGATGTTGCGGACACAGCCTCGTAGCGTGATTAACTTCTCGCCGAATTACGAGACAATTACCCGCTTATTCCGTGACTATGACACTCTGATTGATAAATATCAGGCTGATACAGTCAAAGACGAAAAGGCGCTAGAGGATTTGGTTCCCTTAGTCTATTCGCAATTGAATACCGATGAACAAGTTGCAGGTTATCAAGCCTTTGACTTCAGCACCCTGATTTCACTGCTACAAATCCCTCATCTCGATCTCGAAGCCGAGATTGTTGCTAGAAGTGCGAATCCACTCACCGATCGCGATTGGGAAGTAGTCCGCGATCGCATCCGTGTTGGCAAAAAATGGTTGCAAGACTATGCCGATGAAGAAGAGAAGCTAGTTCTCTATCTGGACTCAATGCCTGAAAAAGCGAAAAACCTCACCGCCGAACAGGTTACTTATCTGGAGACATTAGCGACTAATCTCGCTGGTGATGTTAACTGGGAAGGTGAAGCATTACAAACGCTATTATTTAGTACTTCCAGACAAATTGAAGTCTCTCAGAAGAGTGCTTTTGCCGCAGTTTATTACACCTTCTTAAATAAGGAGAAGGGGCCAAAAGCAGGAAGTTTACTTTCCTATTTAGAGAAAGATTTTGTGATTCAGCGGATTAAAGAAGCGATCGCTTTAAATCTCACAACTAGTGGTTCATAA
- a CDS encoding 2'-5' RNA ligase family protein: MNQKFFIALLPPDSIQDEVRQIQHDFRDRYSTQSTLKSPPHITLIPPFELSSDRLEPLQIELEKFAKTRSPFTINLSGFAAFPPRVIYLNVAPNPILPNLYVDIAATLANNLGIHDPYASRPFVPHMTVAFRDLTPENFEQAWAEFSDRQIKFEFESINLTLLKYEAQKWNILSTFPWQSSI, from the coding sequence ATGAACCAAAAATTTTTTATCGCATTGTTGCCACCTGATTCTATTCAAGATGAAGTTAGACAAATTCAACATGACTTCCGCGATCGCTACAGCACTCAATCCACTCTCAAATCTCCACCTCACATCACCCTAATTCCTCCATTTGAATTATCAAGCGATCGCCTCGAACCATTACAAATAGAACTAGAGAAATTTGCTAAAACGCGATCGCCTTTTACGATCAACCTATCAGGATTTGCCGCATTCCCACCTCGCGTTATTTATCTCAATGTTGCGCCCAATCCAATTTTGCCAAACCTCTATGTAGATATTGCGGCTACCCTTGCCAACAATCTCGGCATTCACGATCCCTATGCTTCTAGACCCTTTGTGCCACATATGACCGTTGCTTTTCGCGACCTAACCCCTGAGAACTTTGAACAAGCTTGGGCGGAATTTAGTGATCGCCAGATTAAGTTTGAATTTGAATCAATTAATCTGACACTGTTGAAATATGAGGCACAAAAATGGAATATTCTATCTACTTTTCCTTGGCAATCATCAATTTAA